GAGCAGTTTGGGTTGGCGACAACACCCTGGTGTTTTTTCGCATCATGAGGATTTATTTCAGGCACCACGAGCGGCGTACCTTCGCGCATTCTGAACGCAGAGCTGTTATCAATCATCACGCAACCGGCATCGACAACGGCTTTTTCAAATTCTTTGCTCACCGAGCTGCCGGCTGAAAAGAGCGCAATATCTGCGCCTTTGAACGAAGACGCGGTCATTTCTTCGATCGTGATGTCTTCGCCGCGAAATTTCAGTTTTTTGCCCGCGCTGCGTTTCGTCGCCAGAAGCCGCAGTGAGTTCACGGGAAAATTCATTTTTTCGAGAACGCTCATGAACTCAATACCGACGGCTCCCGACGCCCCGGCGATAACCACATTCTTGCCTGCCATACGTTCATCAATTTTTAGCGCGACAGGTTGAAAATCGAAACGGTATCTGCCCAGGTGCATTCGTTCATGACCGAAGGTCCCTGCGGCTATTACCCCGAACGGGCTACGCGCAACCGTATGCTGAGCGACGAAAACCATGAGTTTTCGCAGGCGCAGATCACCCGAATTCTGAATAAAGGCTACCGGCGCTATGGGCCCGATTATTACCGCACGTTTTGCCGGGGCTGCAGAGAATGCACTCCCTACCGCGTGCTCGTCGAGCGCTTCAAACCCGGCCGCCGTTTTCGTCGGGTGCTCGCCCGCAACGCGGCATGCGAAATTACGTGGGCCGAGCCGAAAGCCTCGCAGGAAAAATTTGAGCTTTATGTGCGGTACCAGCTTTCGCGCCATAAGAACTTCGGTGATGCGACGATTCTTTCGATTCGGCAAGAACTCGCGGTGGCGATGATACGGCAGATGTATATGAATCCGCAATCGTCGCTTGAACTCACTGTGCGCGAGAGCGGGCAGGTGCTGGCATTCGCAACGTTTGACGTTACCGACGATTCGCTTTCGGCCGTCTATTCGGTCTTTGAACCCGACGTGCCCGAAAGATCGCTCGGTACACTGAATATTTTGTTAGCACTACAGCAGGTGAAAAAGCTGGGTCTAAAATACCTCAACCTCGGTCTGTATCTCGAAAACCACCCCAAGATGAGCTACAAAGCCAATTTTGGCCCTGCCGAAGTCTATCAGGGCTTTCGCTGGAAATCCAAACAATAATCGCATTCGCGATAATGGTTTAGTTTTCCAGATAATCTTTGTCAAAAGAGGTGCGTTCTTTCAGGCGCTGCAGCAGGTTTGCTGCCATGCGCTTCATCGTGCGCTGCGGAACGCCCAGAATTTTCTCAAGGTCGCTGTATTTGACCTGCTCAATTTTCTGCAGAATAAATAAATTGCGTTCGTTGTCGTTCAACGATTCGAGAAAGCCATCGATGTGTTTCTCGAGTTCTTTCTGGTAGATCTTACCGACCTGTTCGTCTTTTTCCCAGGTGTCGCTTTCTTGCGTATTTTGCAGGTCACGCGTGAGGCGCCGGTGAGTGTCGCGCACATAAGTGAGAATAACGTTGCGCGCAGTTTTGACGAGCCACGATTCAATTCGATCAGTCGAGATGTCGAGCTCGGGCAATTTGTCGTAAAAGGTGATAAAAACCTCTTGCAGCAGGTCGAGCGCTTCGTCACGGTCGCGCACCGAGCGGGTGATGTAGTTGAGCACCCGGTTCTTGCTCTTGTTGTAGATGCGCTGAAAATCTGCGTCGAGGGTGCTGCTGCGGTCTGCAGGGGCAGGACGAATCTCGTTGGGGTCAGCGGGAATCATCTTGCGCCATTATTTTTTCGGCAAAACAAAGGTAAACTCAGTAAACTGTTCTTTTGCCCAGCGAATACGAAGTTTGCCGCCGATTTGCCGAATTTTGCGGGCGATGATATCCATGCCGGCGCCGCGCCCTGCTATCGAACCTTCGCTTTCTGCAGTGCTAAAGCCCGTTTCAAAGATAAAAGTTATGATCTCGTGGTCTGGCATGCGCGCCAGGTCGTCGTGCGAGGCGAGCTGCCGCGCCGCCGCAACCTGCCGAATTCTTTCGATGTCAAAGCTGCTGCCATCATCACGAATCTTAATGAACAGCGTGTTCTCTTTTTCGCTGACATCAATCTCAATACGTGCAGTGCGGGGTTTTGCCAGAGCCTCGCGGCGCGCAGGTGACTCGATGCTGTGCGCAAGAGCATTGCGCACACACTGCACAAGGCCATCTCGGAGTGCCGAAGTATACCGGGATGGTATGAGCTCGGCAGAGAATCGGGTAAAATGTATCTCAGCTTCTTTGCCGAGTTTCTGGCAGATTTCAGCCACCATGCGCGGCAGCGCCTCGCGTAAAATATCGATGCTGTTCAAATGCATCGTGCCGGCGTTTTTCTGAAAGTTCAGAATTTTCAGAATCATTTCTTCGAATTCTTCGAGCGCACGCTGCAATTCTGTATGCGCCAGATTGACCCCCAAAAGATCAAGGTTTTGCAGCGTATCTTGTTTCAAAAGGGATTGCAGTTTGTCTTCAAAGGCATGCGCCTGCCCGGCGATAAAATTGACTTTGAAAAGCTGCGCGCTGCCTTTGATGGTATGCGCCGCGCGGTACGCGCGTTCAAGCCGCTCCCGCACTCCGAGGGCGGTGTCGGGGCTAAGTGCGGTGACAATATCTTCGAGTTCAGATTCGATGCTGCCATAAAATGCCTGCAGGGCCTCAGGGCTAACGCTGAAAAGAGTTCGCACGATTTCGAGTTGATTCTGGGCGCGCGATTCGCGCTCTTCGATCTCAATCCGCTTTTTCTCTTCCGCCGTAATGTCGCGGCACGAGGCAAAAGCTGCCATGATGCGGTCGCCCTTGCGCTGGCGCGTAAAATTGAATCGCAAAATCTTCTGCTGCTGCGACCTTAAGCCGCGAACCGTCACGAGGCTGAGCGGATTCAGCTGCTCCACAGTTTCGTCGTCCATGCTGGGGTTAAACAGAACGTTCAGAAACAGGCGCGCGTCTTCTGACAGAGCTTCGCCCGTAACCTGCAAAATGACCTCGGCGAACGATTTCTGCACCAGATCTTCATGGTCGACTTCGAGCAACTCAAGAATCTTGGGCGATATCTTGTTGCCAATGATCTGGTCGCGGCCGATCAGAAAGACACCTTCTGACAGCGCGCCGAGCACAGCATCGCCTTCGGCGCTCAGTTCGGCGATCATCGCCGTGCGCTCGAGAATTTTGATTTCCATCGAGCTGATGAGCGCGGTATTTTCTTGCGCGAGAATCTCAAGCTTTTCGTAAGCGTGTTCTTGGCGAAGGCTCAATAGCACCGACTGCGACATGATGAAACCGATGAGGCCCAGGGGAGCAAGCTCTGGCAGATTAAGAACATTTGCTACCGTCAATATGTCCGCTGTCGCGCCGGCAAAAAGCAGCACCAGGCCGGCTGCCAGTGTCTTAGCGCCGCGCTCCCTCGCTGCAATCGCGCGAATGATAACGATGCAGCTGTAAATGATCAGCGCCAGAGAAAACAGCTGCACGCAACTCAAGGTTTCAGAATACCACCGCGGGGGCAATACCAGCACCGCGAGGCAGAGGGGCAGCATTACGATCAAAATAATGCGAAAGACGATCGGGTGAAATTGCCGGGTAAAAACCAACCTCAAAAACCAGGCGCTGAGCGGCACAGCCCCGTAAAATGTGAGGTATGCCAGGCGCGAATTCAGGGTCGATGGCAGATCGGCAAACATCGTGAGCAGAAAGCGGTTACCCTCGGCCAGCGGCCTTAATGCAAACAGCAGGCATAAGAGACCGAACGCAAGATTCGATAATTCAGAGCGGCGGCGCGCAAACAAGAACATGTGGTGCAGGCCGATGAGCAATATAGCTCCGCATAAAAATGTAGCAGCCATGAAGCTCTGGCTGACGCCATTCTGCAGAACCTCGGGCCGACCGAGCTTTACCGTCTGCCAGATACCGCCGTGGCGGTCTTCAAAATTCGACACGTGCATCACCAGGTGTACGGCATTCTTGCCGTCAGCAGGCGGCAGATTCACGACCTGCGGCTGCGTGCGCGCGACCGATTCATTGGCATGCTTCGCGACCCGACCCATTTGCGCGATTTTGATGCCGTTGGCGAACAGTGCATACGCAGTGCCGATGTTCGGCAGTCGAAGTGCCAGCGTGCCCTGCGCCTGACCGGTCTGCAGCGTGAGCTCGTAACTTCCCCAGCCTGTCGCCGGCAGCGCCTGACCCCGGTAGTCGGCACCTTTCCAGGTGCCCCGCACCTTCAGCAGAATTGGCGTCGTTTGTGGTTTAGCTCCATCGACAGGTATAAACTCATGCCAATAGAATTTCCAATCTCCGTCCAGTGAGACTTCTTGCTGATCGCTGATGCTGTGCCGGGTCAGGTCGGCGACGCCATCGGCGACAATTGTTTTGGCTAGCGCGTGGCTTGCCGACGACCACAGTGCCAGCAGCACCGCAGCAAAAATAAAGAATCTTTTCACGGCTGGCGCTGGCTCAAAAGTTTCGTGATGGCAGTTTTCACTGCCTCGGCCGAAACCGGCTTGTTGATGAAGAGCGCCGCGCCGGCGTCGAGTGCTTTCAGAACGACGCTCTTGTCGTTGATTGCCGAGACGATCATCACCTGGGCTTCTGGTCTGATCTTCTTCATCTCTTTCAGCGCGGCGAGGCCGTCGATGCGCGGCATGGTGATGTCGAGCGTGACAATGTCTGGGTGAATGTCGCGAAAAAGTTTAATGGCTTCTTCGCCATCGCGCGCCGTGCCCGCAATTTCAAGGTCAAAGCCTGCGAGAAATTTCTGCATGACATCGCGCATAATCTGCGAGTCGTCGACGATGAGCACTTTAAGCGCCATTGCAGCTACAATCTGACAGGGCGACAGGCTGAAAATAAAAATGACAACGCCGTCAATTCATTGACCCAACCTCGGCCGTGTAGCTATTGGTGCACCATGGCAACCCGTGAAGTGAAAGCAGGTGATTTACGGTTCGCCTACGAAAGTTATGGCGACGGCGCCGAAATATTTGTGCTGATACATGGCTGGTGTTCGGTACGCAATTTCTGGGGGCCGGTGCTCGCCGATTTTGCGGCGCTGGGCACCTGCCACAATCTCGATCTTGTCGGCCACCACCCTGCGACATTGCCAGCGCATGTGCACGATTTTGACCTCGTAAAGGTCGCTTCAATGCAGGCAGCCGCGATCAAACAGATCGTCGGCAAAAAGAAGGTGACTGTCGTCGGCCATTCAACCGGTGGGCTCGTTGCGCTGGCGCTGGGCATCTTGCATCCCGGGCTTGTGAAGCGCGTTGTCGCTATCGGGCCGGTGGTTCACGGCCCGGTCAGGGGACCGCTCGGTTTCGCGAAAGATCTCTACAAACTCAACTTGCACGCTGCGCTGCACTTGCCTTTTGCCTTCATACGTTCGCTGCCCGATGCATTCAAGAATATCTTCGAGACGGGCGTACACGACAGCAAGGCTTTCTTTCGCCGGCGCGATGCGGATAAATATGTCAGGGCGTACCGTGAGCAGATGCTGAACATTTCTCCCGAAGTGATGGGCGCATGGCTCACAATTATCGACAAGGCAGATCTGAGGCCTGCGCTTACCGGTTCATTATTGCCGACACTTTTTATCACAGGTGCCCATGACAGAGTCGTCGACCCCGGGCAGGCCCGTGAAATTGCGCGCAAGATGCCGAATGCTGCGTACCACGAATACGCAGCTTCGGGTCACATTCCGATTCTTGAAGAAGAGGTGGAGTGTTTTGCGAACCTAAAACTCTGGCTGCAGTGCCATTAAGCAGCGGGGGCTTCGCACCCGCTGCTTAATTTGCAAAACCCGTGACGCCCAGCTGTTGGCGCAGTACCTCATGCTCCGCATCATGCGTACGCCAATAATCCAGCAACATTGTTTTGGTTAACTTTGCGACGGTCTTCAGCCTGCGCGGTGTGACAAAACCATCTGCATACTCTTCTGCGTAGCCGACGATCGTGTGCGGAAAGGCACGTTCAAAAACGAAATCCACACTTCTTTCATGGCTTTGCCCCCGGGCATAGACGAGGCGATAGCTTCTGAGCTGTTTGCCTGAGAAATCTTTTCCCTGGTAATCGCCGAGCGTTGCGCTCGCTGGTTCAGCTGCCAGGCGCCTGTGCCTCAGCCGGGCCGCTGCCAAAGCCGGCAATACCTTGTTTTCGCCGACGGGCAACAAATCGGGCGCGAGGCGAATGCGCTGCCAGATTTCATCTTCGCCAAAGGCATCGCCGACGACAAAAGTTTCATCACCCTCGCTTTCGAAATAAGAGCGCGATTCGACCCGGTAGCCCGTCTTCGCCTGATTCAACTGCGCAAAGGTCTGGCCGCACCAGTCGACTGAAGTCGAAGTGATCTTCATCGCCGGCCGGGTTACTGCATCGTCGAGCGGCTTGAAGCTCGTGGTGGTGATCGCATAGTCATAGATGCCGGTGGTGAAGCGACGCATCGTTTGCGCCTTCATGACTGCCCGCACTGCCTGGCCCGACGCACTGTCAGACTTTACCTGTTTGTCGGCGTTAAACGGCTCCGTGACGGTAATGACGATCATCTCGCCACGGTTAAGGTTGCCATATCTCGCCTGCGTGAGCGTATAGCGGCTGAGCTCTGCCTTACCCTGCTGCCAATATTGGTCGAAGCCCGGGTGAAGGTCTGGCGGCTGCAGATTTCGGGCGCTTTCACAAGAGAGCAGGGTGCTGCTCCAGAGTAAAACGAGGTGCCGGTGTTTCATCATAGTGCCCATGTTATTTGTAGCGCCACGCTGAAAATTATTACGGCAAAAACAAATTAGACGTGTCAAAAAAAGTGGCAAGACTCAGCATTCGCGCATACCTTGAGGCTATAGAAATCCTGATATGAACGTACAGATTTACACCAAAGGTTATTGCCCATATTGCGATCGCGCGAAAGAGTTTTTCGCGGCGCGTGGCATTGCGTACGACGAGATCAACATCGAGCGCGACCCCGCCGAATACGACGCGCTCAAGGCCCGAACGCAGCACATGACAGTGCCGCAGATATTCATCGACGGCAACTTTATTGGCGGCTATACCGACATGATTGCCAAAGTCAAAACGGGTGAACTTTCGTTTTAGTCTCTGGCGCTCTATCAAAAAAACGCGACGGCTGACTTAATGCCAAAAACCTGCCCGCGTGGCAGAACTCAAAGGGCATTGGTCGTTACCATTTGCGCCGCTCGCCGACGCGTTCGCGGCAAATTTCGATGCCGGGCAAGAAATCGGGGGCGCGATCTGCGTCTATCACCGCGGCAAGAAGGTCGTCGACATCTGGGCTGGCCTCAAAGACAAGAACATCGAAGACCCTTGGCGCGAAGATTCTATTGTGCCGGTATTTTCGGTGACAAAGGCGCTCGCCGCGCTGTGTTTTCTGATTCTCGCGAACCGCAAGAAGTTTGACTACGAAAAACCCGTCGCGCACTACTGGCCCGACTTCGCGCTCGCGGGCAAGGGTGAAATTACCTGCCGCCAGTTGCTCGAGCACCGCGCCGGGCTGTATGCGGTCGATAAGCCGCTGCACTTATCTGATTTCGGCGACAACTATTCGAAAGTCTATAATGCTCTCATTATGCAGCGGCCGCTCTTTATACCCGGCAGCAACCAGGGTTATGGCGCTCAGGTTTGGGGTGCATACGCCGCCGAACTTTTTCGGCAGGTTGCACATGAGTCTATCGGGCAGTTTTTCGCGCGCGAAGTCGCCAAGAAACTCGGCATCGATTGCCACATCGGGCTGAAAGAAGAATACGACACGCGCGTGGCGACCCTATATCCCGTTTCAGTCGTCGATCGCCTGGTCGCGCTCGTGCCCGACATGATTATGGGTGAGACGACTGAAGGGCGTATTGGTCGCGCCTTTATTTCAGGAAACAATTCCATTGAACAGGCCTACATGAACCCTTCGGCAGGCCCGAAGAGTGTTGAAATTTTCAACGAACCCTGGGTGCGCCGCCTCGAGCTGCCGTGGGTGAATGGCGTCGCCAATGCCCGTTCGCTCGCAACCTTGATGAACGTCTTTGCGCTCGGTGGCAAACTCGGCAAGGTTCAATTTGCGGGCGCCGAGCTTATGCGCCAACTGACGAAAGAGAATCCGTTGCGGTACGATCTTGTGCTGCAGAAGCCCTTGGGCTGGAACCTCGGCTTTCTTAAAGAAGAGCGCTGGCTTTACTCGCCGAATGTCGAGGCATTCGGCCACTCGGGTATGGGGGGCTCACTCGCGCTCGCCGACCCCAAAGCAAAATTGTCATTCGGCTATGTCTGCAACAAGATGGACTACAAGATCAGGCCAGACAAGACCTTGCGGCTTTGTCGGGCGTTATACGAGTGTGTCAATTAACGGCGCCTCACTGCAGAACGAATCAGCTGAGCCGCCACGTTGACCGTTGTGACTGCGATACGCTCGCCGCACGTCATCTGGCGATCGGGTGTGCGCTCGCGGCGCGCGCCCGGAAACATATAGAACTCAAATCGACCATCGATGAGCAGTGGGCTGCCGTCGACATGCGTCTTGACTGCGAACGGGTTTTGATACGGCTCAATGGAGGATTTTCTTTGTGCTGCAAGCGGCCGCTGCATTAGCAGAGCACCGCACATGATCAGTGCAATCGTCGGTGTTGCTGTCTTTCTAAGGGGCCTGATCATGAACTGTACTACTTGAATGCATCAAACAGTGGTGCAAAGTCCTCTCGCTTGAGGTCGAGCGGCATAGCGTAGCCCATTTCGGGCGCTGGGGCAGACATGTAGCCATAGGTCTCAATCGCGAGCGGGGGCACGATCTTCTCTTTTGCCAGCTCTTGTTTGAAAGCAGGGTAGACTCGCATCGGGCCAATGAAATAAGACGCTGGGTTTTTGTAAGGGAATGTCGCCGCGATCGTAGTCGACTTCGGAATCACGAGATACCGTAACATGCTGCGTAGCCTCATCTTAAGGGCATCGTCTAGATTACTAATATCGCAGCCAATTACCGAACGGAGCTTGTCTTCAGGTGTTTCAGGTGTGTCTAGATAGATTGCCAGAGCCTTACAATCTTTGAGTCCTGCCGCCTGCCATTCTTTCTGAAAGGCGCTCCAGCTGGTGCTGAGATTTTTGTAAGCACCTTTGTGCGTCGCGAAGACAATCTCGGCCGGGCCGAACGAAGAGCGCGTCACCGTGACGCTGCGAAATCCGCCGAGCCAGATGTACATGCCGAAGAGCACACTAACCAGTACAATAATGATAGCTGCAATAATCTTAATCGCTTTCATTGGGGTTCCTGAGCGCGGGTGCACGAGCAGTTACAGGTCGTCTACCTATTTGTTGAGCCAGCAAGGGTATTGGCTATGCAATCTTGAGAATGATCTGAATCGTGCGATCAGCGACGATACCTTCTCTGCGGCGCACCTCTGCCTTCAATGGCAAAACGTACGAGCCAGATTTTGTGTCGCTGAATACCGAAGTTTTCCAGGTCGTATCGCCGATAGTCACTGTAACGCCGATCGAGCCGAAACTTTTGGCAAGATTCCCGTGAAACACCTTGATTTCTGCAGCCAGCTTTTTAGGCAACGTCACGAAGTGCCAGGGAGTGGGGCCGTCATAGATCCATACTTTCACTTGATAACGAGCAACCGCACTTCGGTCATGTCTTCGATTGCCGAGCGAATGCCTTCGCGCCCCAGACCCGAATCTTTCACACCCCCGTAGGGCATGTTGTCGACGCGAAAACTCGGCACGTCGCCAATGACGACGCCACCGACCTCTAATGTATCCCACGCGCGCATCGCTTTATGGATGTCCCGGGTGAAGATACCCGCTTGCAGACCGTAGCGGCCACGGTTCACGCGCTGCAGCGCCTCGTCAAAATCAGAAAAAGTTTCGAGCACGGCTGCCGGGCCAAAGGCCTCTTCGGCGCACAGTTTGTCGGCAGGCGCGACGCCTTCGGCGAGTGTCGGTTCGAGCATCGTGCCCACAAGCTGCCCGCCCGTCAGAATGCGCGCGCCGTTTGCCGCGGCTTCGTCTATCCAGCTTTTGAGGCGCCGGGCTTCGGTTTCTGAAATCATGGGCCCAATGAAAGTGGTCTCATCATGAGGATTTCCCGCCTTAAGCGAGGCGGTCGCTGCAACCAGCTGGCTCCGCAGTTTTTCATAGAGACTCTCATGCACAAGAATTCGCTGCACACTGATGCAGCTCTGGCCCGACTGATAAAACGCGCCAAAGACAATGCGCGGCACCACCGCGTCAATGTCGGCGTCGCTGTCGATAATCACCGCTGCATTACCGCCGAGTTCTAGCGTTACCTTCTTCTTGCCGGCACGCGCCTTCATCGCCCAGCCGACTTCGGCAGAGCCCGTGAAGCTCAAGAGCTTCAGGCGTTCGTCTGTGACGAAAAGTTCGGCCGCGTCTCGCGGGCAGGGCAGAATGGAAAACGCTCCCGGGGGCAGGGCTGTTTCAGCGAGAATTTCACCCAGCACGAGCGCGCCGAGTGGCGTCAGTGACGCCGGTTTCAGAACGAAGGGACATCCTGCTGCTATGGCGGGGGCAATTTTGTGAGCGGCGAGATTTAATGGGAAATTAAACGGGCTGATAAACGAGCAGGCGCCAATCGGCACGCGTTTCGTGAAGCCGCGATAACCTTTCGTACGGGGGGTGATGTCGAGCGGCATTACCTCGCCGCCGATGCGCGTTGCTTCTTCCATCGCGATGCGAAAGGTGTCCATGAGGCGGGTGACTTCACCGCGCGCGTCTTTGATAGGTTTGCCCGCTTCGATGCAGAGAAGGTCAGCGAGCTCTGCCTGCCGCTCATTGACGCGTGTCAGTACGTGCTCGAGCACCGCACGGCGTTCGTAAGGCGCCATTTCGGCCATCGGTTTTTCGGCGACGAGGGCAGCGGCAATCGCCCGATCGATTATCTGCGCATCGGCGAGTGCGACTTCGGCGTAGATCGCGTTCGTGTATTTGTCGGCAATCTTAAGCTTTGCCTGGCTCTGTGTAACAGCACGATTGGCAAGGTAATAGGGAAAGACTTTCATGACGCGGCCATTTTTGATGAAGCGGCCGGCAAGGCGAGCACATCGCATGGCTTGCCATTTTTTCTTTCAGGTCTGCCACGAGATGCCAATCTGGTTCATGTACCCACGGTTATCGCTGGTGGTTCTCGCCGTTTTGGTTTCTTCGGGTTGCCTCACCACGAAAAACTCGAAGGCAATTCAACACTACCGCTCGGCTGTAAACGAATTTGACCGGCGCCTCACTGATGGCAAAAACTACCGGGTGCTTAAAGGTGAACTCACGGTGCAGCCTGGCAAATCGACGCTGCAATTTGGTGATGTTTTGCTTGGCGCAAACCGCTGGCTCAATGTTGAGTCAACATTCGAAGGCATTCGTTTTTACGAAACTTCTGAGCGCATGCCCACGGGGCATACCGTATACCTGATTCAACAGAATGCCTGCTGCCTCGAAGACGCCGCCTTTCGCCAAATATTGTTCTTGAAGCCGGGCGATAACGTCTCAGCTGCAGAAATTCTTCAGAAACATTTTCAGTATAACGTAGTTGCCAGCGAAGGCCCATCAGCCGTGCTCGTGATGGATTTTACCAATATCTACAGTTTTGGCGGCATGCTCGCTTACTGGCGTGAGGGGCGTCAGGTCACTTCTTTTGCTCAGGCACCCGCAACCGATTACGAAATTGTAATGCGCGATATCGCGTGGCGCGAGCGCAGCCGTCTGAATCTTGCGGCCATGTACGCCTGGTATGGCATAACCGTGCCGATTGATATTGTTACTTCACCGTTGCAGTTACTGGGCCTCTTGGCGTATGGCAACGGCATGGCTAAATAGCTGCCCGCGTTTCGAAAAATATCAGATTTCGACCAACACCTTTTCGAGCGAGGTGCGAATTGCTTCGGGAATTCTCACAGGTTTCCCGGTGGTTCGGTCGACGAACACGTGCGTGAAGAAGCCATCGGCCACAGCTGCGTTCTGGCCTTCACGAAATATAGCGACGCCGTATTCGACAGACGAGCCGCTGATTTTGTTCGCCCGAAATCCCCCTTCTAATCTGTCGGGGTAGGCTACCGGTTCGTGGTAGTTGCAACCTGAACTCACTACGAAACCGACGATGTTGTCGCTGTGAATTTTCAGCCCTGCAATTTCGATCAGGTACAGATTCGCGACAGTGTCGAAATAAGAGTAATAAACGACATTGTTCACGTGACCATAGATGTCGTTGTCTGACCAGCGCGTAGTGATCGGGGTAAAGAAGCGATAGCTGTCGCGCATTGGCCGCGTGGGTTTAGCCATAGGGTTGCCTTTGCGCCCGCAAGCACACGTCAAGTTGATGGCAGATGCGCAGCATTTTTCTTACCTCACACGAGTTGCGGTATCACGAAACGGCTGGCCACAGGCTGGCTTTTGCCGGCACGAGATAAAGAGGCGGTTGAAATTACCCTTCGCCGCTGCGATTTCGAAACCTGACGCCAGAATGCGATGAGGTTCGGTAATGCCGGCGACCTGAGTCTTGAAAGTTCTGCCCGAGTGCATAAACAGAATTTCTGAACCGACGCCGGCTGCACGAATCTCGAGAGTGAAGTCGACCTGTTTGCCATTGGCACCATAAAAATTGCCCGCGTAACTGCCGTTTAAGGCGCCTGTTGGCAGCAGAGCATGCGCGCTGCGTGTTTTGAAAAGCGATTTGTCGGTTGCGAGCGAAAAGCCAATGGGCTTAGAAAGTTCTGATTCAACGCCGTTCGTGCCACGGGCCCGCACTGCATAAAAAAAGAGTTTTCCCGAAACATCCAATTCGTGGCTGAAGCGCGGGGTTTTAGTCGCTGCGATGAAGTTCCAATTGCTTTCTCCCGGCGCCTTACGAAACACGAGATAATCTGCCGCGTCGGCGACCTTCGCGAACTGCAACAAGACTCCGGTCTTAGTTGCGGTCGCTTTCAGGTTTGCCGGAGCGAGTGGGGGCTTACCGGTGCGGTTGACGTTGGTGTTGGCGTGACCCCTCGCCGGTAGTGCCGCCGGCCCTGCCTGAATGCCCGAGATCGCGCGCACGCTATATGCCTGCACAGTGCCGCTTTTAGCTTCAGGAGACGAGTCGCTGAATGCATTGGTTTTCACATAACCGGCTTCTTGCCAGAGGCCGCTTGAGGCGTTAAAGCGCACAACCCAATAGCGGTCGGCGCCCGGTACGGCAGTCCAGGTGAGTTGAATTTTGTCGGCGAATACACCGGCAGATGCCTGCAGCCCTTCGACGCGCCCGGGCATGCCTGATTTGCCTTCGACGGTGATCGATGCCGATGGCGGCGCTTCGTCGCTTCTGCCAATCGCGATGACGGCGTACGTATTTGGCCCGGCCGCAGGGCGAATGTCTGTATGCGTCGTACCGCGCGGTGTAGCAATCGTGGTAAAGGCACCGCTGGCGAA
The sequence above is a segment of the Turneriella parva DSM 21527 genome. Coding sequences within it:
- a CDS encoding acyl-CoA thioesterase, whose amino-acid sequence is MAKPTRPMRDSYRFFTPITTRWSDNDIYGHVNNVVYYSYFDTVANLYLIEIAGLKIHSDNIVGFVVSSGCNYHEPVAYPDRLEGGFRANKISGSSVEYGVAIFREGQNAAVADGFFTHVFVDRTTGKPVRIPEAIRTSLEKVLVEI
- a CDS encoding aldehyde dehydrogenase family protein, producing MKVFPYYLANRAVTQSQAKLKIADKYTNAIYAEVALADAQIIDRAIAAALVAEKPMAEMAPYERRAVLEHVLTRVNERQAELADLLCIEAGKPIKDARGEVTRLMDTFRIAMEEATRIGGEVMPLDITPRTKGYRGFTKRVPIGACSFISPFNFPLNLAAHKIAPAIAAGCPFVLKPASLTPLGALVLGEILAETALPPGAFSILPCPRDAAELFVTDERLKLLSFTGSAEVGWAMKARAGKKKVTLELGGNAAVIIDSDADIDAVVPRIVFGAFYQSGQSCISVQRILVHESLYEKLRSQLVAATASLKAGNPHDETTFIGPMISETEARRLKSWIDEAAANGARILTGGQLVGTMLEPTLAEGVAPADKLCAEEAFGPAAVLETFSDFDEALQRVNRGRYGLQAGIFTRDIHKAMRAWDTLEVGGVVIGDVPSFRVDNMPYGGVKDSGLGREGIRSAIEDMTEVRLLVIK
- a CDS encoding DUF1905 domain-containing protein, encoding MKVWIYDGPTPWHFVTLPKKLAAEIKVFHGNLAKSFGSIGVTVTIGDTTWKTSVFSDTKSGSYVLPLKAEVRRREGIVADRTIQIILKIA